The Bartonella sp. HY328 genome contains the following window.
ATATTTTAAGATTAAAATGAGTAAACAATTTCATCTTAACGCTAATATTTAAAGTGCAACGTCAAATTCGGCTTCTGTTTTGGCTTTTATTTCATCAATAGACACGTCATCAGCAAGTTCAATTAAGGTCATTTTAGCGGCGCCGTGGCGGGCAACTTCAAAGACACCAAGGTCGGTAATTACCAAATCAACACAGCGTGCACCCGTCAAAGGTAGGTTGCACTGCTTTAATAATTTGGGCTGGCCTTTGGCTTCGTGTTCCATAACGACTACAACGCGTTTTACGCCTGCCACAAGATCCATTGCGCCGCCCATACCCTTGACCATTTTGCCAGGAATCATCCAATTGGCAATATCGCCGCTTTGTGAAACTTGCATTGCACCAAGGATCGAAAGGTTCATAT
Protein-coding sequences here:
- a CDS encoding 3-oxoacid CoA-transferase subunit B, producing MAWTREQMAQRAAQELQDGFYVNLGIGIPTLVANYIPAGMDVQLQSENGMLGMGPFPFEGEEDADLINAGKQTVTELPTTSYFSSAESFAMIRGGHMNLSILGAMQVSQSGDIANWMIPGKMVKGMGGAMDLVAGVKRVVVVMEHEAKGQPKLLKQCNLPLTGARCVDLVITDLGVFEVARHGAAKMTLIELADDVSIDEIKAKTEAEFDVAL